The proteins below come from a single Aegilops tauschii subsp. strangulata cultivar AL8/78 chromosome 6, Aet v6.0, whole genome shotgun sequence genomic window:
- the LOC123494433 gene encoding putative F-box protein At2g02030, which produces MMMADNKSMAMLPEEMITEVLVRLPVKAILRSRAVCRRWAALVSSEEFCAAKEAAGAGSATEPVKLLFLSRTARFDSTEVRSSDDDGGMPLLTLNGMRRDEARMTSTPCRGLTLLHDPYSGFYVLNAATRAVTMLPPCEDKILHSTTAGLGFDAKTKESKVVRLFIGDGVTPWEAFTRARCEVHTLGGDRWRTISVEGVPCKFAGAALFGAVCDKLAPVFADGFLHWLIHPKFHFATRPAAAVLSFSVADETFSWVRAPPFDWEGAHLTELDSGLCMVREDLLPRASVLSSLEIWKVREDNGGWSLEHRVDLVRLGYKTGYVLTVPQYGRVVGKQGKKMILATSFGRVFAYDLMSQTLELILRLGGISRYETERPVARISLFKERLTPVQRHGAKLQ; this is translated from the coding sequence ATGATGATGGCGGACAACAAGTCGATGGCGATGCTGCCGGAGGAGATGATTACGGAGGTGCTGGTGCGTCTGCCCGTGAAAGCCATCCTCAGATCCCGCGCCGTCTGCCGCCGCTGGGCGGCGCTGGTATCCTCCGAGGAGTTTtgcgcggccaaggaggccgccggcGCTGGGTCGGCAACGGAGCCCGTTAAGCTGCTGTTCCTCTCACGGACCGCGAGATTCGACTCCACTGAGGTGCGCTCcagcgacgacgacggcggcatGCCGCTGCTCACTCTCAACGGCATGCGCCGCGACGAGGCGCGCATGACGTCCACGCCCTGCCGCGGCCTCACCCTCCTGCACGACCCTTACAGCGGGTTCTACGTCCTGAACGCCGCCACGCGAGCAGTCACCATGCTGCCGCCTTGCGAAGACAAGATCCTTCATTCGACAACGGCCGGCCTCGGGTTCGACGCCAAGACTAAGGAGTCCAAGGTCGTGCGGCTGTTTATCGGCGACGGCGTGACACCCTGGGAAGCATTCACCAGGGCCAGGTGCGAGGTGCACACCCTTGGGGGAGATCGCTGGAGGACAATCTCTGTCGAAGGCGTGCCGTGCAAGTTCGCGGGGGCCGCGCTGTTCGGGGCTGTGTGCGACAAACTGGCACCGGTGTTCGCCGACGGGTTTCTGCACTGGCTCATCCACCCAAAGTTTCACTTCGCCACAAGGCCAGCAGCCGCGGTGCTGTCTTTCTCCGTCGCAGACGAGACGTTCAGCTGGGTCCGGGCACCGCCCTTCGACTGGGAAGGAGCGCACCTGACGGAGCTCGACAGCGGGCTGTGCATGGTCCGGGAGGACCTCCTCCCTCGTGCTTCTGTTCTTAGTTCGTTGGAGATCTGGAAGGTTAGGGAAGATAATGGTGGCTGGTCGCTGGAGCATCGCGTCGACTTGGTACGGCTTGGTTATAAAACAGGATATGTGCTGACTGTGCCACAGTATGGCAGAGTTGTTGGCAAACAAGGAAAGAAGATGATCCTCGCCACGTCCTTTGGCAGGGTTTTCGCCTATGATCTCATGTCTCAAACCCTAGAACTAATCCTTCGACTCGGAGGAATTTCTCGTTATGAAACCGAGCGACCTGTTGCAAGAATCTCTTTGTTTAAAGAGCGCCTTACTCCAGTGCAGAGGCACGGTGCTAAACTGCAATGA